The uncultured Eubacteriales bacterium region CCAACACCGGGAATGATGTGGTTGAAAATCAGATTTCGATAACCGCTCTCGGTATGGAGGTTCCATTGACCAACGCGCTGGATGAACCATTGCTCTGTCCATCCGCCGACAGTCATACCTTTTTCTTTCTGCATTTGCTCTCCTCCTATCAGCAAGCAACAATATCACAGAAAGAGAGAAATAGCTATACGGCAATGCCAACATAAAAGTAGGCTGAGTTTTTACTCCATTCTACCGCTGCTGTACCCTGGGCGTTTACTTGCCAATCCGCTCCCCTTGAGGTAAACTAAGAGCAGCAATATGACTATACCTCGAAGAAATAAGGAGCGGAATCGCCTTTGAATATGAGACGGATATTGATTGACGCGGACGGCTGTCCTGTGGTGGATGAGACCATAAAAATCGCCAAGCGATTTGGGCTGGAATGCCTGATTCTGTGCGACACCTCCCATCGCATTGAGCGGGAGAGTGCGCAGACCATGGTGTTCTCTAAGGGGACCGACAGTGTGGACTTTGCCCTGGTCAATCTGGTGCGTCCCGGTGACGTGGTGGTGACGCAGGACTATGGCCTTGCCGCCATGTGCCTTGCCCGAAGCGCCTTGGCTCTAAACCAAGACGGGATGGAGTACACGGCGGACAACATCGATGCACTCCTGCTGTCCCGCCACACCGCGAAGAAGATACGGAGTGCCGGCGGCAGGCTGAAAGGCCCCGCCAAGCGCACGGCGGCGCAGGACAAGGCCTTTTCAGAGGCGCTCATTCAATTATTGCAGAGATAGGTAAAGACGGCTGCTTACGTGATTTCACGCAAACAGCCGTCTTCATCGTTCATGATTTCAATTGCGATTCTGGCCCCCAAGCGGAAGCCCTGAATAAAGCTCTCCACCGCCGTGGTACCGTCCACAATGCTCTGGGCGTTGACGAGGTCAAGCAGTAACTTCTTCTCTTTGCCCTCCAGCAGTTCGGTCAGCTTGCTCTCGTTTTCGGATAGGGTCTGGACCGCCCGACTATAGGCACTGTCTCTGATGAAGGAGCGTTCGTTGGGATTGATGTTGCCATAATAAAATTCCTCCAGCATCCTGCGCATCTGTATCACCTCCCGTCAGTGACACACAATACCATGATTTTGAGAGGATAGCTACTATTTTTTTACATCCCCAGAAGGGCCGCCCTTGGAGGGAAACCTTGCTAACTCCGGCACCTTGAGGTAAACTGGAAACAGCAGAAAGATTTGAGATTGACACCGTCTCGTCTATGCTGTATGGCAGCCGGATGATAAATTTGGAGGACAATCGGAATGAATCATGATAAAGTATACCAAATGCGCGTTTCAAAGGTTTATCCGCTTCTCGTGAATAAGGCCCTGAAAAAGGGGCGCACCCAAAGTGAGGTGGATGAGGTCATCCGCTGGCTGACGGGGTATGACCAAGCGGCATTGGAAAAGATTTTGGAAAGCGATATGGACTGCGCCACCTTTTTTCAAAATGCTCCCGAACTGAACCCCAATAGAAAGCTTATAACGGGTACGGTTTGCGGGATCAGGGTGGAGGAAATTGAAGAGCCTTTGATGCAGGAGATTCGCTATCTGGACAAGCTGGTTGACGAGCTGGCCAAGGGGAAATCGATGGAGAAAATCCTGCGAAAAGAATAACCGCGGAGCTATGCCCTGTCAAGAAACCACTACGGATTTGGGAGGAGGCGCAGATATGACGGAACAGGAACGGGCGAGCGCCCTAAAGGTTGTGACCTCAATCATCGTGCGCTGTGAGAGGGTACAGCCCAAATTTGCCCCAGGCATCTCCCAGCACACCCTGCTGAAAAATCGCATTCAGGCGATGAAAATTGCGGAAGCTCTGCTGACCGGGCACGGTGCGGAGTCATATTCCACGCAGGAGATGTCCGCTGCCTTGGGGCCGTTGGCCTCGGTCATCCGAAAATGCGAAAAAGCCCGGTCGAAATACGAGCCGGGTACCGGGCAATATGGGCGCTATGGCGGCACCATCGGAGCCATGGAGCTGGCCCGGACACTGATTGAAAACGAGCTGTTCAGGAGGTCGTTATAATACGGGAAATCATGCGGGATACCGTGTTCCTTGCCCAAAAAGCGGAGCCTGCCACGCCGGCAGACCTGCCCGTGGCGGAGGACTTGTTAGAAACTTTGGAGGTTCACAAGGATGGCTGCGTGGGTATGGCGGCCAATATGATCGGCGTCAACAAGCGCATTATCGCCTTTGATAACGAGGGCAGTTATATGGTTATGTTCAACCCGGAGATTATCAAAAAGACGGAGCCTTACGAGACGGAGGAGGGCTGCCTGTCCCTCACCAGCACACGGAAGACAAAGCGCTGGAAGTCCATCAAGGTACAGTACCAAAACGAGAGCTTTCAGACCCGTTTCAGGACCTTCACCGGCTGGACGGCCCAGATTATCCAGCATGAGATTGACCACTGTGAGGGAGTGATTATCTGATGACACGAGAACTTTTTGAGATAGCGGGCGTTTCCTCCGTGCTGTACGGCCAGCCAAGCGACCAGGTCTATCTGTTTATCCACGGCAAAGGCGGCTGCAAGGAGGAGGCGGAGGCTTTCGCCGATATCGCCTGCCCGGCAGGCTACCAGGTGCTTGCCATCGACCTCCCGGCACACGGTGCACGGAAAAAGCTGCTGGGTACCTTCGACCCGTGGACGGTGGTTCCGGAGTTGCGGGAGATTATGGCTTACGCCCAGCAACGCTGGCGCACCGTTAGCCTCCGTGCCAACAGCATCGGAGCGTATTTTGCCATGCTGGCCTTTCCGGACCTCCATAAGGCGTTGCTGGTTTCCCCGATTCTGGACATGGAGCGGCTGATCTGCGACATGATGGAGTGGGCGGGGGTCAGCAAGGAACAGCTCCAGAAGCAGGGGGAAATCCCCACTGCGTTTGGCGAAACGCTTTCCTGGAGGTATCTGACCTATGTCTGGGAGCACCCCATCCATGAATGGCACTGCCCCATCCATATCCTCTATGCGGAGCAGGACAACATGACTTCCCGCAAGACGGTGGACGCCTTTGTACGGCGCAGCGGGGCCAGCCTGACGGTTGTGAAAGATAGCGAGCACTGGTTCCATACGCCAGAGCAGTTGGAGGTTTTAAATCGCTGGACGCAAGAATGGGTATAGATTCTCTTAAGCGTAGGGCGGTACAAAAATCGGGAGGTGCACTATGACATCCGGCGAACTGTTCTTTTTTAATACCAAGCCGGAGGCGCTGCCGCTGTATGCGGCGCTTGCCGAGCGGATGCTGGCGGCGTTTCCAAACGCTACCGTGGAGGTTAAGAAAACGCAAATCACCTTTCGGGAACGGTACGGCTTTGCCTTTGTCTCTCTCCGCAAGATGAAAGGCTGCCCGGAGGTATTTATCATCGTTTCCTTTGGGCTGTCCCACCGGCTGGACTCCCCGCGCATTCACATAGCGGTGGAGCCGTATCCCAAGCGCTGGACGCACCATGTCATTGTAGCGGATGTGGAGGAGATAGACGATGAGCTGATGGGCTGGCTGACAGAGGCCCACGATTTTGCGTTGGTGAAATGACAAGGACGACAGTTCCCCATTGGATGCATAACCGCTGCATAACCACCTGCGAAATCGGCGCAAAAGCCCCTCGAAAAGCCCGCAGGACCTACCCAAAACCGAGCCACATCTTTTAATATACAGACTCAATCCCATACAAAATCCCAAAAGCCGAAAGAAAGCTATGAAACACGCAGGGCCACAAAGCGCTAAAGAGTAAGGGTGGGAGTGCCACAAAGCAACAAAGAGTGCCGGAAAGTGCCCGCTGAACGTTCAGACCGACATTTGGGAGACATATTTCCCGAATTCGAATCCTGAGGTGCGGATATTTCCCGGATAAAGGCGTCAAATCCTTGTATATCAACAGATTTGACGCATTTTTTTGCTCTAAAAACCCTCTATCAAACCTATCCCAAACGGGATTAGTGTTTTACACAGAGCCAAACTTCAACAGAAAGCACGGGAAAACATACAAAAACAGGTTTTATCCCCAAAAACACCGCGCGACACACTTCCCGGCTGTTGCAGCAGGATGGTGCATAAAACATTTTGGGAAATGGCAACATACAGGTCGGGAAAAACCTTGATGAACCTGGGTATATTATTGGTCGGGAAGTCGAAAAAATGGATAATTGGGCATGAGGAAGGCATAGCCCCCACAGGCCTTACAACAAGGAGAATCGCGAGGCTCGGTTTAATGAATGGCACCTATAGAAGAGTGGATAATATCCATTTGATTTGCCGAGATAAACCTAAAAAATCTTGTTTCTATTGTAACTACATCAGCCCTCTGAAATCATTGATTCCAGAGGGCTTTTCTTTGTTTATTGCAGCGCAGATATTGATAAGGTAGAAACAACTACTACCAATATCTCTGAGTGTCTCGGAAACTTTGACATTTTAAATTGTGGTATCTCTGCGCTTTTTCCATTGCCTCCGAAAAGGCCGTTGTAGCCCTCTTTTGTTGGCGTGGAGCGCGCTATAGGCGGGCTTGCTGCCATGTAGGCGCCAAAAGTTCAATTTCCATATGCGCTGGCAGCGACGCCGTGTACTCTCAATCCGCCCTATTCTTTGATTATTGCGGCGCAAAATTTGAAGATGGCAGTGTTTGCATGAGGGCGTAGAAATATTCAGGCTTGCCGGTGCTGAAGTATGCATACCAGGCTTCCAGCGTGGCGGCATGGAAAACGCCTAAACGCTCGATGATTTGCTTTGCCCACAGCAAACCGCCAGTGGAGCCTGCGGTAATCAGGTTGTGGTCAGAGACTGATGGCTGGTCGATATAAAAGCTTTGCCCCTTATAACCGGGGGCAACCATCTCAAGGAATCCCGGCCCGTTGCTGGTATGCGGACGGTTATCCAATAGGCCAGAGCCCGCAAGCGCAGCGGTAGCTCCGCAGATTGCGCATACCATAGCGCCCGCCGAGAGAAATTCACCTGCTTTTTTGAGGATCGCGCCATGCTTCGGGTCGCTCCAGGTATTTGCGCCCGGCAACAGCAGCACGCTGGTTTTAGCCAAAGCAATGTCGTCAATCTGGCAATCCGGCACCACCGTCAGCCCGCCCATCGTATGAATCGGCTCTTTAGAATCACTGACCGTTTTCAGCGAGACCTGCGATGCGTGCTTTTTGAAAAAACGGCCGGAATTCAACTCCGAAGTAACATACCCCAGTTCCCAGTCGGCTAAGGTATCCAGAACGTAAACATAGATCGCAAACATAAATTACCTCCATTTTCATTGTGTTTCTTACGGACTTATTGTACCATGTAATTGCTGACAACAGCGTGGCAACAATCCGCAATCAAAAAAAGGAATTTTAAAGGGCGGTCATCAGATGAAGGTGGACAGACTTGTGAGCATCATTATGATACTCCTTGAAAAAGAGCGGGTCGGCGCGCAGGAGCTGGCGGAGATGTTTGAGGTCTCTCCCCGCACAATCTACCGCGACATCGACGCGATCAATATGGCGGGGATTCCTGTCCGCTCCACCTCAGGCGTGGGCGGCGGCTTTGAAATCATGCAGAAATACAAGCTTGATAAAAATGTTTTTTCAACCGCTGATCTTTCCGCCATCCTGATGGGGCTTTCCAACCTTTCCAATGTGATACGTGGGGATGAGCTGGTAAACGCGCTTGCGAAGGTCAAGAGCTTTATCCCCGCCGACCGGGCAAAAGATATTGAACTCAAAGCAAATCAGATCTGCATTGATTTAAGTCCGTGGATGGGCAACCGCAATCTACAGCCGTATTTGGAAATCATCAAAACCGCCTTGCAGCAAAGCAGGCTGCTTTCTTTTGAATACGCGGACCGCCATGGGAATAAGACTGTGCGAACAGCCGAGCCATATCAGCTTGTGCTGAAAAGCAACCACTGGTATGTACAGGGGTATTGCCACAAAAGAAATGCGTTTCGCTTATTTAAGCTATCCCGCATGGCAAATCTGCAAATGGAAGAGAAAATTTTCACGCCGCGGGATTATGAAAAGCCACAGTTGGATTTTGCTGACATTCTGGAAACCATGCAGACATACATCAAAATTCGTATCCACAGGTCAGTTATGGACAAGGTGCTTGATTATTGCGCTTATGAAAGCTTCTCCACCGATGGTGATGAGCATTACACTGTGAACTTCCCCTTCATTGAAAACGAATATTACTATGATATTCTTCTGAGCTTTGGGGATAAATGCGAATGTTTGGAACCGCCGCATATCCGTGCGGAAATAAAACGGAAAATACAGGATATCGCCGCCATATACGCGTGAACAATTCCCTGATACCCTGACACAACACCGCACGGAAAGTCATGAGACTGCCGGTGAACTGCGATAGAATGATGGCATACGGAAGGAGGCGGAAGGATGGATTGGATCACGGGAATCCAGCGGGCGCTGGACTATACCGAGGCGCACCTCACAGGCGAGGTGGACTATGAAGAAGCGGCGAGAGAGGCCTGCTCGTCGGCATTTCATTTCCAGCGGATGTTCACCATGCTCTGCGGCTTTACGCTGGGCGACTACATCCGAATGCGCCGGCTGGCTCTCGCCGCCGAGGACCTGATGCGCACGGACGACAAAGTCATCGATATCGCATACCGTTATGGATACGACACGCCCGAGAGCTTTTCCCGTGCATTTACCCGCTTTCACGGTGTCACGCCCACCCAGGCGCGGCACGGCGGGAGCGTCAAATCCTTCTCCCGGCTCTCCGTAAAACTGATTTTATCGGGAGGAACGACCATGGATTACA contains the following coding sequences:
- a CDS encoding conserved hypothetical protein (Evidence 4 : Homologs of previously reported genes of unknown function), which produces MNMRRILIDADGCPVVDETIKIAKRFGLECLILCDTSHRIERESAQTMVFSKGTDSVDFALVNLVRPGDVVVTQDYGLAAMCLARSALALNQDGMEYTADNIDALLLSRHTAKKIRSAGGRLKGPAKRTAAQDKAFSEALIQLLQR
- a CDS encoding conserved hypothetical protein (Evidence 4 : Homologs of previously reported genes of unknown function), which produces MRRMLEEFYYGNINPNERSFIRDSAYSRAVQTLSENESKLTELLEGKEKKLLLDLVNAQSIVDGTTAVESFIQGFRLGARIAIEIMNDEDGCLREIT
- a CDS encoding conserved hypothetical protein (Evidence 4 : Homologs of previously reported genes of unknown function), whose translation is MNHDKVYQMRVSKVYPLLVNKALKKGRTQSEVDEVIRWLTGYDQAALEKILESDMDCATFFQNAPELNPNRKLITGTVCGIRVEEIEEPLMQEIRYLDKLVDELAKGKSMEKILRKE
- a CDS encoding conserved hypothetical protein (Evidence 4 : Homologs of previously reported genes of unknown function), with translation MTEQERASALKVVTSIIVRCERVQPKFAPGISQHTLLKNRIQAMKIAEALLTGHGAESYSTQEMSAALGPLASVIRKCEKARSKYEPGTGQYGRYGGTIGAMELARTLIENELFRRSL
- the def gene encoding Peptide deformylase; the encoded protein is MRDTVFLAQKAEPATPADLPVAEDLLETLEVHKDGCVGMAANMIGVNKRIIAFDNEGSYMVMFNPEIIKKTEPYETEEGCLSLTSTRKTKRWKSIKVQYQNESFQTRFRTFTGWTAQIIQHEIDHCEGVII
- a CDS encoding conserved hypothetical protein (Evidence 4 : Homologs of previously reported genes of unknown function), with translation MTRELFEIAGVSSVLYGQPSDQVYLFIHGKGGCKEEAEAFADIACPAGYQVLAIDLPAHGARKKLLGTFDPWTVVPELREIMAYAQQRWRTVSLRANSIGAYFAMLAFPDLHKALLVSPILDMERLICDMMEWAGVSKEQLQKQGEIPTAFGETLSWRYLTYVWEHPIHEWHCPIHILYAEQDNMTSRKTVDAFVRRSGASLTVVKDSEHWFHTPEQLEVLNRWTQEWV
- a CDS encoding conserved hypothetical protein (Evidence 4 : Homologs of previously reported genes of unknown function), which produces MTSGELFFFNTKPEALPLYAALAERMLAAFPNATVEVKKTQITFRERYGFAFVSLRKMKGCPEVFIIVSFGLSHRLDSPRIHIAVEPYPKRWTHHVIVADVEEIDDELMGWLTEAHDFALVK
- a CDS encoding exported hypothetical protein (Evidence 5 : No homology to any previously reported sequences); translated protein: MPFIKPSLAILLVVRPVGAMPSSCPIIHFFDFPTNNIPRFIKVFPDLYVAISQNVLCTILLQQPGSVSRGVFGDKTCFCMFSRAFC
- the yoaZ gene encoding Uncharacterized protease YoaZ, which translates into the protein MFAIYVYVLDTLADWELGYVTSELNSGRFFKKHASQVSLKTVSDSKEPIHTMGGLTVVPDCQIDDIALAKTSVLLLPGANTWSDPKHGAILKKAGEFLSAGAMVCAICGATAALAGSGLLDNRPHTSNGPGFLEMVAPGYKGQSFYIDQPSVSDHNLITAGSTGGLLWAKQIIERLGVFHAATLEAWYAYFSTGKPEYFYALMQTLPSSNFAPQ
- a CDS encoding Transcriptional regulator, DeoR family produces the protein MKVDRLVSIIMILLEKERVGAQELAEMFEVSPRTIYRDIDAINMAGIPVRSTSGVGGGFEIMQKYKLDKNVFSTADLSAILMGLSNLSNVIRGDELVNALAKVKSFIPADRAKDIELKANQICIDLSPWMGNRNLQPYLEIIKTALQQSRLLSFEYADRHGNKTVRTAEPYQLVLKSNHWYVQGYCHKRNAFRLFKLSRMANLQMEEKIFTPRDYEKPQLDFADILETMQTYIKIRIHRSVMDKVLDYCAYESFSTDGDEHYTVNFPFIENEYYYDILLSFGDKCECLEPPHIRAEIKRKIQDIAAIYA